The DNA segment TCCTGCCCAGACTGGAGGGAGACCTCTGCTGAGGCCTGCCGACAAGCCGGCCCTTCCCACCCCTCTGGCACATGCCTGCGGGCTTTGTCTGCGTGGGGATGGcacccaggggcctggcacaCGTGGCCGATGGAGCCAGGCCTCCAGCTACGATGGCAAACTCCAGGCACAGCGCAGTAAGTTGCATTACGGGAGAAAAACCTGGCACTTTGATGGGCAAGAGCGGGCCCAACTGGCTCTGcggctgggcctgcagggcctcggacagggacctgcccagcctggggacccagcgccagggaagcagcaagccCGGAGCTACCTCTGCACTGGCAGCGTGAGACGGTGCCCGGGACTTCCCACGTGAGGAGGCTGGACCCAGCTGTGCGTGGGCTGGGAAGGGCTGCATGCATCCAGCAGCCAGGTGCTCAGCGCCATCAGTGGAGGGCAGGGCCGTCGCTCCTTTGCCAAGCCCTCCTGGCCCCTTTCTGCTCACTGGCTTGCACCTGGCTGCGCcggcccaggctgggagcccgcTGATGGTGCCAGTGGGCTGCGCTGGGGCCTGCCTGGACTGGGAGGCGGTTTTGTCACCACCTTTCCTGTAGTCCCAGGGTGCACTGTGCTAGGGGGTCTGGCTCAGTCCACCCCCGTCAGTCACCTGCCCACAAGCACCAGAACTCTGCCTGGCTCTCACCAGCCTGGGGAGGCAGCGCCAACACCCCTCCCTCGCCCACGTCTCTCAAACCTGCTCCCCTGCGTGCTCACCATGCAGGCACCTGGCCTGCCCCCTCCGGTGCATCGCCCCACAGCACGAAACCAGCCCTGGATACCAGCCCACGTTGGGGCGTTTGCTCCCCTACCCCTTTTGCGCCCCGCCACCGGCTTGGGAGTCAAAGAACCGTTTATTtgctgcagaggctccagctggggaGAGCTCCCCCTGTTCTCAGAGGCTGTGGCAGGCGgctcccctggctgggctggtgctgctgggctttatccagggctggctggtggctcGGGGCCTGCAGCCGGTAGGTCTGCTAGCCCCTCCAGGACAGGCACACACCCCAGCGCCTGTGACCCAGCTGCTGTCAGGCTGCGCCATCTGACCGGGCACTGTGCTCTTCCAGGCAGCTTCTATGATACGCCCATGGTCGCTCACGCAGATTAGCCAGGGGTGGGCTCAACAGCCAGGTGTCCCGCCGAGTCTCTGGCCCCCGACTGCCCTGGCATGCTAAGTGCCGGGCCCTAGAGAGGAGCTGGCGTGGGGCTGGCACTCCATGCTGACTGCCCCGCCGCACACAGCTCTGCCGGGCTCCGGGCCAAGCTCCTGgccagcctgggcagcccctggccccagagccctccGCCACACACGGCCTTGCCCTGAAGCAGTTAGACCTGCAGCGTTCGCCCAGGTAgggtagacagacagacagggtgaGTGGGGGTAGCTAGCTAGAtagatgggggatggggatggctggacagacagacagatggggtggatggggagagagacagaggggcgcatggggggagagggagggccagggcccaggcccccctctcccAGGAGGCTCTGGCACGCCCAGGGCCGGCCGCCATCCGCAGGGGCTGACCAGGGCAGCCCATGGCTGTGTGAACAGGTGCTCTGCCCGTGCCAGCCCAGCACCCTTCCCTGGCCAGCCCGGGAAGCTCTGAGCACATCCTGCAGCGGCACCCGCTGCACTCGGGCTGGGCACCCCCTGGCACCCTGCTCGCGCCCAGAGCCCCGGCCTCCCCGGCCatcaaatggggaaactgaggcccgggTGGGGACGGGCCCTGCTCAGGGTCACACAACGCCCCCCCTCCGGTTCTAGCAGGCCGGGGCTGGGCCTTGCAGaccccctgcccgcccctcccGCCGCAGCCCAGGTCTCCGAGCCAGCCGTGTGACGGGCGCCCCCTAGCGGGGGAAGGCGGAACTGCAGCCCACAGCCAGGAGAGGGGGCGGTGGATTGCAgaagtggtgggggggcgggcgcCCAGAGCCCGCCCCCCgcccaaccccccccccgcaggcctcggctgtgggggaggctggtgctgggggcaggaggttggggtgggggcggaggcTCTGGCGGGAGGtcggggggctggaggtgggggagaagctGGAGGCTCTGGAgagagtggggaggtggggggcacttCCTGGGGTACCCCTtggacagcagctcctggggagtGTCTCCACGCGCCGCTGCCGGCCAGTCCCCTATGTCCCCACCACCGTGTTTTCCCCCAGCCTGTGcatcccccactgccaccagctgccccatgtGCGCCCCCCAGCCtgtgcatcccccagccccactggccgccccatgtgcccccctcccagcctgtgcatcccccagccctgccggccgCCCCATGTGCCCCTCCCAGCCtgtgcatcccccagccccactggccgccCCATgtgctcccccccagcctgtgcatcccccagccccactggccgccCCATGTGCTCCCCCCATGCATCCCCTGGCCTGGGGGTCCCCGTAGTGCCATGCAGCGGGGCTAGAGCCCGTGTCTCTGCAGCCAGGGTGGGGGTCAGGAGCGCCCTCTGGAGCTAGCAGCAAGAGGCTGGCCTGCCCCATTGcactggcagtggtggggaagggcctgggtggtaggagggatgggggagagacCCAGCCCCAAGCCTTGATGGAGCAGAGAACTGGGCCAGGGATACTCCAGGGGCCTGGGGCCCATAGAATTCGccccctgggcctgggcctcGTTAGGCCAAAGCTTGCCAGCTGCGTGGGGCAGTgccctgggtgctctgctgccagccggtttcctgctggccagagctgagagcggccccctgccaggcccaggggaaGGGCAACACACGGGCATATGGCTCTGGCAACAGGTCCCCGACATGGCGTGGCTGGAGCAATCCCCGCAcccaggcagtaggagccccCCGCCTACCTGGGTAGCCTCCCCTAGCCCCAGACCCAAGGGCTGTGCCTGCCAGGTGGCCTGGCTGCATGAGGGACCCTCCCGCCACTGGCAGAGGAGaccagcagagcagccagggagggACACCTGAGGAGTGAGCCAGGCCCGGCTGCCGGACACAGCCCCCTCCGCTGGGTCCCTCTGGCCGGCCCCCACAGACACCAGGCCCCTCGGGGAATGCAGCTGGTTCTCCGAGCCCCAGCGCTGGATGGGGATGGTCTGCTCATGGCGCCGACCCCAGGCTCCCCGCTGGGCAAACGtgcctgcagcctggccagccccagccacctcaaGGGCCGGCCCCTCAGCCGGGACCAGCCctgtggggggagaggaaccAGGCCAGTGGGTAGGGGCCTGAACTGGCAGCGCCAGGGCAAACCCGGGCTCAGGGGCAGCCTGGGGCACTGCCCACCAGAGCCCGCTGAGGACAGGGCACTCCCCGAGGCCAGCGAGGACCGGTACTGGCACCGCCCTCTGCCACAAGCCACAGCCTCTGATGCAGCAGGtgggccctgctggccaggctgcgGTGCCCAGGCTACCTCCCTCgaggcccagccctgggccagctggggagggacgggaggcagcctggctggctgtggaggggggCATCCCcaagtgggatggggagggatcgGGGGAGGTTGGGGCCAGACCCCAGAGCTAGGAAACGTACCATGCAGGGGGACCTCCCCCGGCCCGCAGCACAGAGCAGGCGGGACCCGCCAGACCCGCCAGCAGAGAGCAGGGCTCGGCTTTACTGCCCCTCCCGAGCCCCGTTCACACCTCCAGCTCCTTGTCCTCCTCCGGCGGGGGCCAGTGACGGATCACGTGGTGCCCGGACATGTCCAGGTAGTCGAAGTAGTTGAGTTTCAGCTTGTGAGCGATCCGCCGGCCCAGGAACTGCATTGGCTGGTGGGACAGGCAGGGCTCACCAGCGGGAGGCCatggcggggtggcggggggagccgTGGGGCAGGGACATGTGGCCAGGTGAGGTAGGGGACACAAATGGGCACCCTGGAGAGGAGCAGACCCCCACCAAGCATCTGCCCCACAGCATCTCTCCCGTCCCTGCAGGGGCACTCAGCATCCCTGGCCCCTTCACTGCCTGGCCTTGTGTTGCACCTGGGAACCTGGGTCCCCCAAGTTCCTTTCCTGCACACACAGGGACCCCACAGCCAAgggcgccccccccccggcctgccaACCACCCTTGCAAACTCACAGCAAAGGGGCTGAgctagcaggggctgcaggtctggaCTCGGGGGAGCACTGCCAGAGCTGGTGCAGGGGCCAAGAGCCCAGgcccgggctggcaggggctgtggggtgagagtgagaggcactggcagagctgggggacgtAGGGGCGGACTGGCAGGGGCTGTCGGTcgggggcaccggcagagctgggggcactgGGACCGGCATGGCACAGAGTGGAGGGATAGACCTGAGCTGTCTGAGGTTCCCGCTAGGCTCATGGCAGCGGTGGGCATTGCACGTGGGCCTGGCATGGCACAGCAGAGCCCCGGTGCGGCGGGGCcaggtgggcagggccaggccaggctgctcaCCTCGTACTTGTCCGagaggctggccagggccagcaccTCCAGCCCGTAGCCATTGATAATGAGGCTGTAGAAGAGTTTCCCAGAGGCTGCAAGACAGGCCAGAGGCAGCAATGAGGGACTCATGCCCCAGGCCCTCCCCTCCCGGGGCAGGGGCCGTACCATCGCTCTGGGCCGTCAGGCGGACGTAGATCTGATGCAGgggcccctccagccacagccgcTGCTTGATGTAGATCTGGTAGCAGCCCCGGTTGTGGTTGATGACCAGGTGCCGCTTGTGCATGGAGCTGAGGAGGAGCCAGAACCCAACCAGGATCCCATAGACGAAGAAGCCAGAGTAATCCTGGGAGatctgcaggagcagctgctggtcatggctcccaggctgggagctgctgggctcgGGGAGCCTGTCCCAGGGATCCAGGCTGGGCTGGTGGCTTTGGTCCCCAGTTAATTATCACCCACCAAAGTGGAGAGAGGAGCAGAATGGGAACAATACCCTGGCCTGGCCCGACCCAGGGACCAGACCAGGCCCAGTGAAGGGCCCAGGTGGGATGTGAGGATATGGGGCCTGCGGGgaccctctggggcagggcatgggcccAGCCGTGGGCTCTCCTACCTTCTCGCTCTTGAAGTAGAAGACACCACCCAGGACGCAGAGAAGGAAGATCAGGGCCCCCTTCCACAGCGTGTCCTTGTAATACTCCATAACGTACACTGGGACCAGAGAGAGACTGCTCAGCACGGGCCCAGGGCCCCATACGcaacctcctcctgccagccagccagccaggccccacagcacaagcctggcactgccccagaCAGGCCGGCAGCAAGGATCGAAGCTGGGACCCCTGCCCCAAGCTCCTGGCTGTGCAGCGGGAGGCCGTGGCAGGCTCTTCCCTGGGACGCATGCGGACAGTAAACAGGCGGTGTGCGCCATGGGGCCGGCAGGTTCCAGAGCAAGCCAGCTGACCCGCTGCATGTCTTGGAACAGGGCAGGCAGCACGAGTGCCAGTTCCCAAatgggccctgcagcctggaatgcagccctggggctgggttctcgAGCAGGGAGACAGAACCATTGTGGGCGCcggagtggggaagggagaacCTCAGCAGCAGTTTCCAGAAGAGAGCAGAAAGAAGAGGCCCCCGAGCAGGTTCTGGAGTGCAGGAGCCAGCTGGCGGTGAGCTCTAGAGTGAGCTCGGGAGTCTGGAGGACAGACAATGGCCGTTTCAGAGAGGGGGCAGCAGGGCGTTTGCGAGTTCCAGAGCAAGTCTGGAGCGGGAGAGGTTGGCCGGtcgtggggcagggaaggaagcacttcgaagttttgcagtgggctctggagcagggtgggcaggtccgggggctctggagcgaggaaggATGAACCTGTGTAGATTCTGGAGTGTTGTGTGCAGAACATTCGTGAGTTCCAGAGCAGGCCGAGGCCGCGGGGCTCTGAAGTGAAGTAAGAAAAGCAACAGTAGTGGCTGGCGTGGGGCGGACAGGCCGTTGTGATTCCAGAGCAGGTTCTGGAGTGCGGCAGGCAGCCTCGGGGTCCCTCTtcaccacccaccacccctccaggGCTGTCAGATGCACCCTCCCGCAGCGTTTCAACCCCCTCCCGGAGGGTCCGGCGCCGTGGCACCATGCACCCTGGAGATCTCCAGAGCCCTGGGCTAGCGCTGCTCACCATTGGGCTGCCGCACCTGGAAGGGGAAATGCATGTTCTTGTGCAGCCGGTGGGCCAGGCTCCTCTCCACATGCAGGAAGCCGAGGTTCCAAAGCGCGAAGGCACCTCGCAGCATGGCTGTtctgggccaggggctgcaggggaagggtgaggaaccagtcagccagcagggACACGCACTGCCCTGGAAAGCCTCAGGCCCACGACTGCAGGGAGGAAACTGGCCCGGCCCGGGGGAGGTGCCATGACCAAAGTCTGCCAGTGAGTCGGTGGCGGCGCTGGGAATAGAAACCAAGACCTGGGCCCCAAATCAAGAGCTCATGCTGGAACCCAAAGGGCTACGTAGACTGTCCacagcctcagcttccccagccactggcatgcagccacctctggggtggaacgcggcagctgtttaacagccaCTGTCACACcatgcagcaggaggggcagaatAAGCCATTACTGACTTGAAAATACAGGGGGATTGTGAAGCATGACTGGATGATGCCCTGAACAGATGTTTGCTCTGTAGCCACAGGAGAAATGTTGCAGTGCTACGATTCACTGTGGGAGGTgggtctccaccccagccaggataatGGACTAAACAAAGGCCCACACAGCCAATACACATATCGGGAAGGTGGGTCTTTCCTCCTGGGCTGCAATGAATGGCAGCACCACTCGGTAACCCACCTGGTCAGGTAGTAAGCCAAGGCCTATAGAGCAGAATGGAATTGTCCCTCGGCAgaggaggggccctggcagggcccaTCTTTGTGATTTCTGTCCTCATGAgctaagcctgtctggactgggggcccggCCCTCCaaaggatgcttgcaaagacGCTCAAGAGTTAGCAGAGAACATCCCTGGTTGCATCAATGGCTGTAACCGATGTATGACTTTCACAGTtcttctctcaccctgttctgtCTTGTTTTGTtactaaacctttagattttagagtcTAAGGGATCTGGCTTTTTGCggggtgatttgggtaagatccaagtgtaaattgaccagggactgtggctggaccctttggggtctGGGAGAATCTATGTGGAGCTGGTGAAATAGGTTATAAGACCCACTCACCTGAGTTGGGGGTTTGTTGGTCTgagctggtacagcagctgggaaatctgtggtttgcttgtgtgggttctggctggccaatggggctggcagaggtactttgtGGCtcattggatttgccttagtgagaaggaaatcccagcctgggctgtaagtggcccgaTTTTAAGCAAAGCTCCCCTGGATTGATtcctctagctgtgcccagaaaccccatcctattacagcACCTGAGCGGGGCTTTGGCCAGGACATGGGGATACTATAGAAGCCAGCTGGGATCGCCAAGGCCCACAGCCAACTAGGGCCTTGGCCTCCTGGCTGTcaaagcagcacatggagcagtgatttcccccagcactgcccacagCTCAGCGCCCCAGCACGAGGCAGGAGCCCTGTGGTCAGTGCTGAGCCGGGGAGGAGGGTGCCCCCCAAAgagcttcctgcagcacagcaccattCCTAGCCGAGGGCCTGGGGCTCAGCGCTGATTCCAAATCAACCCCGTGCCAGGAAGCCTCCCATCCAGTAACTGACCTGCCCAACAGCTCATCCCATCATGGCCTCAATGTACCCAGGCCCCCCCAGGACTCTGCCCCTCTTTGTGCCATGCCAAGCCTGGGGCCTCCCAGCCAATTGCCAGTGCCCCATacctgcagggggtggagagtCCCAGCAGGGGCACAGCGGGTGAGCGAAGCCTAAGGCCTTGTCTGACGTGAGGAAGGCTCAATGGGGGGGCCTCGCTGGGGGCCAGGGAGCACCGAGTGCATCACTGTGCCATGGCAACGGGCTCTGGAACAGGCTCAGGGTTCTAGCGGGCCCAGCACCCCATTTGTGCGGGGGCACCGCTTGGAGACGGGCAGGGACAGAGAGGCCCTGGGGGAAtcggggcccagcccagcccccagcagcagggaacaCATCGGCCGCGCCGGGAGGAAGTCTCTGTCGCCTGAGTGGATATTTAAATCGAGAGTGGAAAATACTTCTGGCACCATTGTACAGCGGCACCGCTTGGTGGGCTAACTGGGCCGAGGGAGGGGTGTAAGGAAAGCCGGGAACGCCCTGAATCTGCCTGTGGTACTTGTACACCTATGCCGTGTTCCtaggggaggggacagctgttGGCTCTGTCGCTGTATAAGGAATGTTGTTCACAAGGGGAGGTGAGATTTCCCCAGCCCGGCGGGTGATGGGCTGAGACCAAGGAACAGATTCCCACATGCCAAAtttacacatctcaggaatttgggactgtcACCTAGAAAGCGACCAAGGGCAGTGCGCCACAACAGCCTACCTGGGACAGGTACCCTGCCCCTCCGCGTATCAGAGAGGCACCGTGCTAGTCCGTAGCCTCAGAAACAGCAAGTCCGggggcaccttgtagactgacagatattttggagcgtgagctttcgtgggcaaagacccgcttcgtgcAGATTCTTGCGTCTGACAAagcgcgtctttgcccacgaaagcttatgctgcaaactGCCTGACCCTCCAGTGCTTGGCGGGAAGGAGGAAGGACTTTTTCCCTCCGTTTGAAAGTCTGTAAGAGGGGCCCTGGTGGGGTCCACTTTGGGTCTTTCGGTACTTGTGACGTAAGCTAGCGAGATGTGGGGCCCAGCCCCAAAAGGATGCTCGCAAAGCCTGCCGAGAACCAGCATAGCACACCACTGGCTGTAATCGGTGTATGTGATGTGCCACTTTAACAGTTCTTCGCTCACCTTGGTCTTTCCTTCTCTGGTgttaaacctttagattttagatcggAAGGGCTGGCAAGAAGGGTAACAGCCATGTATATATAAtaacctgggactgtggctggaccctttggggcctggaagactCTGGctggtgttggtgaaataggttgtAAGAACTTCCCACCTGAGTAGGGGCTGTGGGACTGGGCATTTGAAGTGGCTGGAGAAGCTGTGGGTTTGCTGGGTGGTGTCTGGCTGGCtgaggtgctgttgtggctggttggatttgccttagtgagaaggaaatgggCTGTTGGTGGCCAGTTTTAAGGAAAGATCCCATGGGTTGagttccttagctgtgcccagaacccccatcATATTACAGCCTCCCCTTTGGTGCCCCCCCAgtggcccacaccccagctcagctcccatgGAGATGGCTCAGCCAGGCAGGCTGCTGTAGGTCCTGTGATCATGACCGTGCCCGGCCAGGGGTGCTTGGCAGGGACTAGCACCAAGGCATTGGCCAGCCTATACGCTGGCCTGAGGCGCTGGGGAGCAGCTCTGCTCCAGTCAGCCCCTGGAGCTGCCCCTCTGCTGGGAAGCCTGGCCTTAAATGGCCAGGACCCCTCAGCCCCTGGCACCTGCTGGGGCCCATCGCTGCCCTGCCGGCCCATCTGCTGAGCCCCCCCTGCTCCTGGGGTTATTCGGCACCCCGGTGCCTGCCGAATTCACCTCCAGGGAACTGCCTGGTCAGTGCAGCGAGTCCAGCCTGAGAAGCACCACCCGGCGGCTGGGCAGCCGGACAGCAACAGCTGAGCGACTCCCTGCAGGCGTTGTGCCTAGGGACCACAGCACAGCATGGGGCAGAGTGacatgaggctgctgctgctggtggtggggggtttAGAAACTAGTAGGGTGACAGCATTGAacccagggggcagcagggccacgcggagctgggggcagacaggGCTGTATGGCTGGGGGCTCCCCAACCCCCGAGCGCTCCCTCCTCCTCAGTCTGTTCCCCACatctcacacccacacccagcaaCCCTTCAggctcttcccctctcctgctggcccagcaccccagccctccccctccagccttTGCACAGCTTCAGGGGGCGGAGGGGGCGTTGCAGGTGCAGGAACTAtggctctgtgctgcagtttaAATGACGTTCTGTACCCATGAGCCCGGGTGCAGGGGGcgtccagggaggggcagcatcTAGTGTGGGGACTCGTCATGTCTCTTcagggcagttcatgcaccttcggccccagctggcacccagctctcacctgtggctccaagaagctgtagcctgCAGCAGTCACACCCCACTAAACCGCTTTGATGGGCAGGCGAAACCAGGtgagggtggctggcaggtgtggagcctgcggtgagatagggaattgccgaTCCCAGCATGCAAGGTCGGCCCCGGCAGACTGGGTGGATGAGATCGACAGGAAGagccaacgaccaggaaggcggttctgcagcGCTccggagagcgaagggcatgacaaggcaccaaagacggcctggccatccactgcagcctaggaagtcccagccgtgacgactttttgcaccactggaaccaggcttctgaggttgagagtgTGGAACGGCCCCTgcgcaacagcttttccactgcAAACACTCTCTTGCACAGGTTCTTTGACCATCCGCATCCCTCATGAGCCCACGAAGCAATCGGTTGGTAAGGGGTTTTGCTGTTGTGCACCATGTTAGACACAGCCGCTGATGGGCATTTGGAAAGACTTCACCCCCCAAGGAGGaacgtaagaacagccagactggatcagaccaaaggtccatccagcccagtagcctgtctgccgccagtggccagtgccaggtgccccggggggggggggtgtggatcgaagacaacaatcaagtgatttgtctcctgccatccttctccagcctctgatgatcagaggccagggacgccattcctacctcctggctaacagccttttctGGACCTaccctctgtgaatttatctagcgctttcttaaattctgttccaGCCCTAACAGAaagcagggggagagagaaataAAAGGGGCCAAACTTATGTGCAGCATTTGTAAGGCTGCTGCACCACCCCAGGAGGCAGCCCCGGGGGACTGGGCCCACGAGAGCTGTTCCTGCGGGGGCGTGACGTGGCTGGATTTTTAAGTCAATTATGAAAGCCGTTTCTGTAGCCATTGGACATAGTGGCACCAATCCTTGTTCTGCAtaggccaagggaggtgtctgaggaaagctggtgatgccctgaAGCTGTCTATGTTCCTTGCATGTCTGTGCCGTGTTCATATGTGATGTTACAGACATTGGCTGTATGGCTGTGTTAGGAATGGCTTAGTGATGAGATTCACAACAGGAGGTGAGatgcccaccccagccagggcaatGGACTAATCAAAGACTCAGACACTGAATACACAGCTCAGGAACATGGGACTTGTCAGCCacaccagcccagcctgccaggtGACCCAGCCTGAGCAAGGGAATTGAAAGCAGATGCCCATCCCACGCATTATGCAATGGACTGGGACGTACGGGCAAAACCAGCCACCAATAGTCATTTGCAATGgttcacctgggtcaggtgatgctgaccctcaagggcctatgggaagaagaaaggacgtTTTCCCTCCACTTGGAAAAACTGTACAAtagccctggcagtgaccatcctGGGTCCAGGTGCAGAATTCAGTGTTCCAGCATGCAGGATCCAGTGCTCCACTGAGAAAGACTACGTACCCTGGAATTATTCCCCTTACAAGGCCGACTTTCAGGAATCAGCAGAGAACAGCGCTGGCTGCGTCAATAGCTGGAACTGACGGATGCAGTTTATCACTAACAGtttttctctcaccctgttctttcttacaGGATTGACAACCGGCGTGGTGATTCGGGTAACAGCCAAGTATTTactgacctgggactgtggctggacccgtTGGTGCCTTGAAGAATCTgcgtggagttggtgaaataggtttgagaacctctcacctgagcagGGGCTGCTGGACTGGGTATTTCGAGATAGCCGGGAAAT comes from the Carettochelys insculpta isolate YL-2023 chromosome 2, ASM3395843v1, whole genome shotgun sequence genome and includes:
- the CATSPERQ gene encoding cation channel sperm-associated auxiliary subunit TMEM249, which translates into the protein MLRGAFALWNLGFLHVERSLAHRLHKNMHFPFQVRQPNVYVMEYYKDTLWKGALIFLLCVLGGVFYFKSEKISQDYSGFFVYGILVGFWLLLSSMHKRHLVINHNRGCYQIYIKQRLWLEGPLHQIYVRLTAQSDASGKLFYSLIINGYGLEVLALASLSDKYEPMQFLGRRIAHKLKLNYFDYLDMSGHHVIRHWPPPEEDKELEV